In the Brevundimonas sp. LM2 genome, GGTGATCCAGCTGAACATCGAGGCCCTTCAGGCGCTGGAGCGGACGGTCGACGCCAGCGTCGCCCGAGCCTGCGACATCATCCTGTCCCGCCCCGGCTATGTCGTGGTGACGGGCATCGGCAAGTCGGGCCATATCGGTGGCAAGATCGCGGCCACCCTGGCCTCGACGGGCACCAACGCCTTCTTCGTGCATCCCGCCGAAATGAGCCACGGCGACCTGGGCATGCTGCGTCACGACACGACGCTGCTGGCCATCTCGAACTCGGGCGAAAGCCGCGAGCTGCGCGATCCGCTGCTGTTCTGCCACAGGAACGGGATTCCTGTGATCGGCATGACCCAGCGCGGCTCCTCCTTCCTGGCGCGCATGTCGGCCGTGGCCCTGGTCATGCCCAGCGTCGCCGAGGCGTGCCCCCAGGGGCTGGCCCCCACGACGTCCACGCTGATGACCCTGGCGCTCGGCGATGCCCTGGCCATGGTCCTGATGGAGCAGCGGGGGTTCTCGGCCGAGGCCTTCGGCATGCACCACCCGGGCGGCGCCCTGGGAATGAGCCTGCAGATCGTGCGCGAATGGATGGGCGACAACCACGCCCCGCCGCCGACGGTGGCGCTCGACGCGTCGTTCGCCGACGTCGTCGCCTCCATCACGGAAGGCCGCAAGGGGGCGGTGGCGGTGCTCGACGGGGACGGGCGCCTGGCGGGGATGATCACCGACGGCGACGTGCGGCGGGCCTTCGCCAGCGACCTGACCGACGTCAAGGCCGCCGACGTCATGAACCGCCAGCCGATCACGGTCAGCCCGGAGCAGCGGATGAGCGATGTCGTCGATCTTCTGACGGCGAACCGGATCT is a window encoding:
- a CDS encoding SIS domain-containing protein, with protein sequence MPLNAPFPASKHSSPEAIGAMTDHARSVIQLNIEALQALERTVDASVARACDIILSRPGYVVVTGIGKSGHIGGKIAATLASTGTNAFFVHPAEMSHGDLGMLRHDTTLLAISNSGESRELRDPLLFCHRNGIPVIGMTQRGSSFLARMSAVALVMPSVAEACPQGLAPTTSTLMTLALGDALAMVLMEQRGFSAEAFGMHHPGGALGMSLQIVREWMGDNHAPPPTVALDASFADVVASITEGRKGAVAVLDGDGRLAGMITDGDVRRAFASDLTDVKAADVMNRQPITVSPEQRMSDVVDLLTANRISNLFVVEDGRPRAIVHVAELMQAGYLS